A window of Streptomyces puniciscabiei contains these coding sequences:
- a CDS encoding phosphoketolase family protein produces MSVDTQQAPAGLTDQELATLDAHWRAANYLSVGQIYLMANPLLTEPLRPEHVKPRLLGHWGTSPGLNLVHTHLNRLVKARGLNALCVWGPGHGGPAVLANSWLEGSYTETYPDITRDAAGMARLFKQFSFPGGVPSHVAPETPGSIHEGGELGYSLSHAYGAALDNPGLLVACVIGDGEAETGPLAASWHSNKFLDPVEDGAVLPILHLNGYKIANPTVLSRIPEAELDDLLRGYGHEPIHVTGHDPAAVHRAMAEAMDTAADRIAALQRAAREDGATDRPRWPVIVLRTPKGWTGPAEVDGLPVEGTWRSHQVPLAAVRDNPEHLRQLEQWLRSYRPEELFDERGAPRPDVLACVPEGARRLGATPHANGGLLMRELPMPPLERYAVEVDKPGATLHEPTRVLGELLQDVMAATADRRDFRLVGPDETASNRLQAVYGASGKAWQAAILPVDEHLDRHGRVMEILSEHTCQGWLEGYLLTGRHGLFSCYEAFVHIVDSMVNQHIKWLRTTRRLSWRAPIASLNYLLTSHVWRQDHNGFSHQDPGFVDHILNKSPEAVRVYLPPDANTLLSVADHVLRSRDYVNVVVAGKQPCFDWLSMEEAKAHCARGAGIWEWAGTEDGTREPDVVLGCAGDVPTQEVLAAAQLLRRELPGLAVRVVNVVDIARLLPSEEHPHGMTDFEYDGLFTADKPVIFAYHGYPWLIHRLAYSRTGHHHLHVRGYKEIGTTTTPFDMVVRNDLDRYRLVMDVIDRVPGLAVRSAAVRQRMGDARQRHHVWIREHGTDLPEVADWSWDG; encoded by the coding sequence ATGTCCGTCGACACGCAGCAGGCGCCCGCCGGGCTCACGGACCAGGAGCTCGCCACGCTGGACGCGCACTGGCGCGCCGCGAACTACCTCTCCGTCGGCCAGATCTACCTCATGGCCAACCCCTTGCTGACCGAACCGCTGCGCCCCGAGCACGTCAAGCCGCGCCTCCTGGGTCACTGGGGCACCTCACCCGGCCTCAACCTCGTGCACACCCACCTCAACCGCCTCGTCAAGGCCCGCGGCCTCAACGCCCTGTGCGTCTGGGGACCGGGGCACGGCGGCCCCGCCGTCCTGGCCAACTCCTGGCTGGAGGGCTCGTACACCGAGACCTACCCGGACATCACCCGGGACGCGGCGGGCATGGCCCGGCTGTTCAAGCAGTTCTCCTTCCCCGGCGGGGTGCCCAGCCACGTCGCCCCGGAGACGCCGGGCTCGATCCACGAGGGAGGCGAACTCGGCTACTCGCTCTCCCACGCCTACGGCGCCGCGCTGGACAATCCCGGCCTGCTGGTCGCCTGTGTGATCGGCGACGGCGAGGCGGAGACGGGACCGCTGGCCGCCTCCTGGCACTCCAACAAGTTCCTCGACCCGGTCGAGGACGGCGCCGTCCTGCCGATCCTGCACCTCAACGGCTACAAGATCGCCAACCCGACCGTGCTGTCCCGGATCCCCGAGGCGGAACTCGACGACCTGCTCAGGGGCTACGGCCACGAGCCGATCCACGTCACCGGCCACGACCCGGCGGCCGTACACCGCGCGATGGCCGAGGCCATGGACACCGCCGCCGACCGCATCGCCGCCCTGCAGCGGGCCGCCCGCGAGGACGGGGCCACGGACCGGCCCCGCTGGCCGGTGATCGTGCTGCGCACCCCGAAGGGCTGGACCGGACCGGCCGAGGTCGACGGGCTGCCGGTCGAGGGCACCTGGCGCTCCCACCAGGTGCCGCTCGCCGCCGTCCGGGACAACCCCGAGCACCTGCGACAGCTGGAGCAGTGGCTTCGGTCGTACCGCCCCGAGGAACTGTTCGACGAGCGCGGCGCCCCGCGCCCGGACGTGCTCGCCTGCGTCCCCGAGGGGGCCCGGAGGCTCGGGGCCACCCCGCACGCCAACGGCGGGCTCCTGATGCGCGAGCTGCCGATGCCGCCACTGGAGCGGTACGCCGTGGAGGTCGACAAGCCCGGCGCCACCCTGCACGAACCGACCCGCGTCCTCGGCGAGCTGCTCCAGGACGTCATGGCGGCCACCGCCGACCGCCGTGACTTCCGCCTGGTCGGCCCCGACGAGACCGCCTCCAACCGGCTGCAGGCCGTCTACGGCGCCAGCGGCAAGGCCTGGCAGGCCGCGATCCTGCCGGTGGACGAACACCTCGACCGGCACGGCCGGGTCATGGAGATCCTCTCCGAACACACCTGCCAGGGCTGGCTGGAGGGGTACCTCCTCACCGGCCGGCACGGGCTGTTCTCCTGCTACGAGGCGTTCGTGCACATCGTCGACTCGATGGTCAACCAGCACATCAAGTGGCTGCGGACCACGCGCCGCCTGTCCTGGCGGGCCCCCATCGCCTCCCTGAACTACCTGCTCACCTCGCACGTCTGGCGGCAGGACCACAACGGCTTCTCCCACCAGGATCCCGGGTTCGTCGACCACATCCTCAACAAGAGCCCGGAGGCGGTACGGGTCTATCTGCCGCCGGACGCCAACACGCTGCTGTCGGTCGCCGACCATGTGCTGCGCAGCCGCGACTACGTCAACGTCGTCGTGGCAGGCAAGCAGCCCTGCTTCGACTGGCTGTCGATGGAGGAGGCGAAGGCGCACTGCGCGCGCGGCGCCGGCATCTGGGAGTGGGCCGGCACCGAGGACGGTACCCGCGAGCCCGACGTGGTGCTGGGCTGCGCGGGCGACGTGCCCACCCAGGAGGTGCTGGCGGCGGCCCAGTTGCTGCGCAGGGAGCTGCCCGGGCTGGCGGTGCGTGTGGTGAACGTCGTCGACATCGCGCGTCTGCTGCCGAGCGAGGAACACCCGCACGGGATGACCGACTTCGAGTACGACGGCCTCTTCACCGCCGACAAGCCGGTCATCTTCGCCTACCACGGTTACCCGTGGCTGATCCACCGGCTGGCCTACAGCCGGACCGGGCACCACCACCTGCACGTGCGTGGCTACAAGGAGATCGGGACCACGACGACGCCGTTCGACATGGTGGTCCGCAACGACCTGGACCGCTACCGCCTCGTCATGGACGTGATCGACCGTGTCCCCGGTCTGGCGGTGCGGTCGGCGGCCGTACGCCAGCGGATGGGCGACGCCCGGCAGCGCCACCACGTCTGGATCCGCGAACACGGCACGGACCTGCCCGAGGTGGCCGACTGGTCGTGGGACGGCTGA
- a CDS encoding substrate-binding domain-containing protein — MHRNHTATSRAVTARSVCLALLAATIALTGCQRGSSHGPSVSTSGPGGCPTAQARARTAVARAQQTDTAWNGPTSGPRAVSGKTLVYVAQTMTNPGVAGVADGVREAARVIGWHVRVIDGGGSPAGIQAALSEAVALRPSGIVIGGFDPGSTSQQVDRANAAGIPLIGWHAVASPGPSTRPALFTNVTTRVEDVAGISAQWIISLSHGRAGVVLITDASIPFARKKSELIRKELATCSGVRLLAYENIPIPDASSRTPPEISSLLSRFQDRWTYSVAINDLYFADAAPAFRAAGKQGAGPPFNIGAGDGDPSAFQRINSGQYQAATVPEPLSQQGWQIVDEFNRAFSGRPASGYVAAVHVSTAANSAGATTWDPPGYRTAYRSIWGR, encoded by the coding sequence GCGCGGCTCGTCGCACGGCCCCTCGGTGTCCACCAGCGGCCCGGGCGGCTGCCCCACGGCCCAGGCCAGGGCCCGGACCGCCGTCGCACGGGCGCAGCAGACGGACACCGCCTGGAACGGGCCGACCAGCGGCCCCAGGGCGGTGTCCGGCAAGACGCTCGTGTACGTCGCGCAGACCATGACCAACCCAGGCGTCGCAGGCGTCGCGGACGGCGTGCGGGAGGCCGCGAGGGTCATCGGCTGGCACGTCCGGGTGATCGACGGCGGCGGCAGCCCGGCCGGCATCCAGGCGGCCCTGAGCGAGGCCGTGGCCCTCAGGCCCTCGGGCATCGTCATCGGTGGCTTCGACCCCGGTTCGACCTCGCAACAGGTCGATCGGGCCAACGCGGCCGGCATCCCTCTCATCGGCTGGCACGCGGTCGCCTCTCCCGGACCCAGCACGCGGCCCGCGCTCTTCACCAACGTCACCACCCGGGTGGAGGACGTCGCCGGCATCAGCGCGCAGTGGATCATTTCGCTCTCCCACGGCCGGGCCGGGGTCGTGCTGATCACCGACGCCTCGATCCCCTTCGCGCGGAAGAAGTCCGAGCTGATCAGGAAGGAGCTCGCCACCTGTTCCGGCGTGCGGCTGCTCGCGTACGAGAACATCCCGATCCCGGACGCGAGCAGCCGCACCCCGCCCGAGATCTCCTCCCTCCTCTCCCGCTTCCAGGACAGGTGGACGTACTCCGTCGCCATCAACGACCTGTACTTCGCCGACGCCGCCCCCGCCTTCCGCGCCGCCGGCAAGCAGGGCGCGGGCCCGCCCTTCAACATCGGTGCCGGCGACGGTGACCCGTCCGCCTTCCAGCGGATCAACAGCGGGCAGTATCAGGCCGCCACCGTTCCCGAGCCGCTGTCACAGCAGGGCTGGCAGATCGTCGACGAATTCAACCGCGCCTTCTCCGGCCGTCCCGCGAGCGGTTACGTCGCCGCCGTCCACGTGTCGACGGCCGCCAACAGCGCCGGAGCCACGACCTGGGACCCGCCGGGCTACCGGACGGCGTACCGGAGCATCTGGGGCAGGTGA